A single region of the Nocardioides aurantiacus genome encodes:
- a CDS encoding DJ-1/PfpI family protein produces MDLFLARRTIGFVTAQDGVDDAELTGTLQATQSAGARTVLIAPQFGRVRTVRDGDHANTYTVDLTLSSCECQQLDALVLPDGAENSKALREDSRTAGFVGDFARTGRPLGAFGYAIWSLLDADLLKGRHATSHPAIRDEVERAGAHWHNRRVVVDDPIITSRAASDVDAFNLQLLALLDR; encoded by the coding sequence GTGGACCTGTTCCTCGCCCGACGGACCATTGGGTTCGTCACCGCCCAGGACGGCGTGGATGACGCTGAGCTCACCGGCACACTTCAGGCAACCCAGTCCGCAGGAGCAAGGACCGTGCTCATCGCCCCTCAGTTCGGCCGCGTCCGCACGGTGCGTGACGGCGACCATGCCAACACCTACACGGTGGACCTGACTCTTTCATCCTGCGAGTGCCAACAACTGGATGCGCTCGTGCTGCCTGATGGAGCCGAGAACTCGAAGGCCCTGCGCGAGGACTCGCGCACAGCAGGCTTCGTCGGAGACTTCGCACGCACTGGCCGCCCCCTGGGAGCGTTCGGCTACGCCATCTGGTCGCTGCTTGACGCGGACCTCCTCAAGGGCCGCCATGCCACTTCCCACCCGGCGATACGGGACGAGGTCGAACGCGCTGGCGCTCACTGGCACAACCGACGTGTCGTGGTGGACGACCCCATCATCACTAGCCGAGCTGCCAGCGACGTCGACGCCTTTAACTTGCAGCTCCTGGCACTTCTAGATCGTTAG
- a CDS encoding zinc-dependent alcohol dehydrogenase, whose translation MRALTFHGKRDLRVDDVPDPRIEQPTDAIVRVTSSAICGSDLHLMEVLGPFLHTGDVLGHEPMGIVEEVGSEVTHIKPGDRVVVPFNISCGHCWMCTRGLMAQCETTQNRKTGKGATLFGYTDLYGAVPGGQAEYLRVPQAQFGPIPVPSDEPDERFLFLSDIIPTAWQAVKWADVQEGSTVAVFGLGPVGQFATRIAKHLGASRVIGIDRVPERLAMAQRHGIETLDNTDIDDVGAALIELVDGRGPDGVVEAVGMEAHDSPFGKLAHGIVGALPDAVAAPMADKMALDRLGALHSAIKGVRRGGTVSVSGVYGGEVDPMPMMEMFDRGITMHFGQCHVKRWIDDIMPAVLDDSDPLGTLDLTTHHLPLEQAPHGYDIFQKKQDGCIKVVLKP comes from the coding sequence ATGCGAGCTCTCACCTTCCACGGCAAGCGCGACCTGCGGGTGGACGACGTCCCGGACCCGCGGATCGAGCAGCCGACCGACGCGATCGTCAGGGTGACCTCGTCGGCGATCTGCGGTTCCGACCTGCACCTGATGGAGGTGCTCGGCCCGTTCCTGCACACCGGTGACGTCCTCGGCCACGAGCCGATGGGCATCGTGGAGGAGGTCGGGTCCGAGGTCACCCACATCAAGCCCGGAGACCGGGTGGTGGTGCCGTTCAACATCTCCTGCGGTCACTGCTGGATGTGCACCCGCGGCCTGATGGCGCAGTGCGAGACGACGCAGAACCGGAAGACCGGCAAGGGCGCGACGCTGTTCGGCTACACCGACCTCTACGGTGCGGTGCCCGGCGGGCAGGCGGAGTACCTCCGGGTCCCGCAGGCGCAGTTCGGTCCGATCCCGGTGCCCTCCGATGAGCCCGACGAGCGGTTCCTGTTCCTCTCCGACATCATCCCGACGGCCTGGCAGGCGGTGAAGTGGGCCGACGTGCAGGAGGGCAGCACCGTCGCGGTGTTCGGGCTCGGCCCGGTGGGCCAGTTCGCGACCCGTATCGCCAAGCACCTGGGCGCCTCCCGGGTCATCGGCATCGACCGGGTGCCCGAGCGGCTCGCCATGGCCCAGCGCCACGGCATCGAGACGCTCGACAACACCGACATCGACGACGTTGGAGCCGCTCTGATCGAGCTCGTCGACGGGCGTGGTCCCGACGGCGTGGTCGAGGCGGTCGGCATGGAGGCGCACGACTCCCCGTTCGGCAAGCTGGCGCACGGCATCGTCGGCGCGCTGCCGGACGCGGTGGCCGCTCCCATGGCCGACAAGATGGCGCTCGACCGCCTGGGCGCGCTGCACTCCGCCATCAAGGGAGTACGCCGCGGCGGCACCGTGTCGGTCAGCGGCGTGTACGGCGGGGAGGTGGACCCGATGCCGATGATGGAGATGTTCGACCGGGGCATCACGATGCATTTCGGCCAGTGCCACGTGAAGCGCTGGATCGACGACATCATGCCTGCGGTCCTCGACGACTCCGACCCGCTCGGCACGCTCGACCTGACCACCCACCACCTGCCGCTGGAGCAGGCACCGCACGGCTACGACATCTTCCAGAAGAAGCAGGACGGCTGCATCAAGGTGGTGCTGAAGCCGTGA
- a CDS encoding DDE-type integrase/transposase/recombinase, producing MTGSRTLKRREPATVTDDNTALKRLSMSDKHAVVQQVRRLGAGQRALGSHVKVVAGRHGISPKTVYRWMNDPRFATDTTPSPSTRGRFEVTTNHLAVLAHEQCIYTAWLTMHEAGLIDCSYRTFTRALQERTDPALVAAALHGFKGLVNNRLYLKWNPPHRCHTHHVDHTEFDLWVWPSHKHRSPVRPHVTVIVDGYSSLIHAVPWVGDINGDMVAAALADAAVEHDYMGTPVGGQPEQVVLDNAAAHFGPSMRDGIERVGWIPAPTASYSSWQNGKAERSIGLLNERLSNRAPGATKSGTTRTGAPRNVAKLPKDVQPGDVWGWKAFQHALQETVDEINTSIPVRRLGGLTRLQAYAADTTERRPMKDSEARIAMMTSGHITYTASKNGIHFQGVDYVGSKLQFGKKYLIRYLPTQREFIEVMDLHDEHVQRAYDPHRMPKKVSDAFHTERARQERDAQAIEFGVQAHRRHLAAVDNANVGYGEDTDPGPTKAVDSVDRSHGDRAVPKTSRRKAAKLPRIPATPQPKDTVTSSARSRLERAYGQGLNGPTATADNDTPPTPTDHSKEPQR from the coding sequence ATGACCGGCTCGCGCACCCTCAAGCGTCGCGAACCGGCCACGGTGACGGACGACAACACCGCCCTAAAGCGGCTGTCGATGTCGGACAAGCACGCCGTGGTTCAGCAGGTCCGTCGTCTTGGCGCGGGCCAGCGGGCCCTCGGCTCACACGTCAAGGTGGTCGCCGGTCGGCACGGCATCTCACCGAAGACGGTGTACCGGTGGATGAACGACCCCCGCTTCGCCACCGACACCACCCCCAGCCCGTCGACTCGCGGACGGTTCGAGGTGACCACCAACCACCTGGCGGTGCTCGCGCACGAGCAGTGCATCTACACCGCCTGGTTGACGATGCACGAGGCCGGGCTCATCGACTGCTCGTACAGGACGTTCACGCGAGCCCTTCAGGAGCGGACCGACCCCGCTCTGGTGGCTGCTGCGCTGCACGGGTTCAAGGGGTTGGTCAACAACCGCCTGTACTTGAAGTGGAACCCCCCGCACCGGTGCCATACGCACCACGTCGACCACACCGAATTTGACCTGTGGGTGTGGCCCAGCCACAAGCACCGGTCTCCCGTTCGTCCCCATGTGACGGTCATCGTCGACGGGTACTCCTCCCTCATTCACGCGGTGCCGTGGGTCGGGGACATCAACGGCGACATGGTTGCCGCTGCCCTGGCCGACGCGGCGGTCGAGCACGACTACATGGGCACCCCTGTGGGCGGGCAGCCTGAGCAGGTCGTCCTGGACAACGCGGCGGCACACTTCGGCCCCTCGATGCGCGACGGCATCGAACGGGTCGGGTGGATTCCCGCTCCGACCGCCTCGTACTCGTCGTGGCAGAACGGCAAGGCCGAGCGTTCCATCGGGCTCCTCAACGAACGGCTCTCGAACCGTGCGCCAGGGGCCACCAAGTCCGGCACCACCCGTACCGGCGCACCCCGCAACGTCGCGAAACTGCCCAAGGACGTGCAGCCGGGCGACGTGTGGGGGTGGAAGGCGTTCCAGCACGCACTGCAAGAGACCGTCGACGAAATCAACACCTCGATTCCGGTCCGGCGGCTCGGTGGGCTGACCCGGCTGCAGGCGTACGCCGCCGACACCACAGAACGTCGCCCCATGAAGGACTCCGAGGCGCGCATCGCGATGATGACGTCCGGGCACATCACCTACACGGCGTCCAAGAACGGCATCCACTTCCAAGGCGTCGACTACGTCGGCTCGAAACTGCAGTTCGGGAAGAAGTACCTCATCAGGTACCTGCCCACGCAGCGCGAGTTCATCGAAGTGATGGACCTCCACGACGAGCACGTGCAGCGCGCCTACGACCCGCACCGGATGCCCAAGAAGGTCTCGGACGCGTTCCACACGGAGCGGGCGCGCCAGGAACGGGACGCCCAAGCCATCGAGTTCGGTGTGCAGGCCCACCGTCGTCACCTGGCGGCGGTCGACAACGCCAACGTGGGCTACGGCGAAGACACCGACCCTGGCCCGACCAAGGCCGTCGACTCAGTCGACCGGTCACACGGCGACCGAGCCGTCCCCAAGACCAGCCGCCGGAAAGCAGCGAAATTGCCCCGCATCCCGGCCACCCCGCAACCCAAGGACACCGTCACCTCCAGCGCCCGCTCCCGCCTCGAACGGGCCTACGGCCAGGGGCTCAACGGCCCCACCGCCACAGCCGACAACGACACCCCACCCACCCCCACCGACCACAGCAAGGAGCCCCAGCGGTGA
- a CDS encoding helix-turn-helix domain-containing protein, giving the protein MTSNRVRYANGNRVRDRLLEMRISVRELARRSGTSETTVRAILHRNEISGSTQLADIYRMLDTLSLDPGDLLDPTTPDEPDDTPTDDTQTLAALLATEKTMHAPERLATALGWTLDRLYITLTDLDAHLRAVGLRIHRNRMGITIRPADDRAQQASQRLAHLHDHEDGIHQGTARVLYTVYTGTMSARETRKDQQFHLGALKNRGAITFGTGSGNRFTLTDDTAYAFDVD; this is encoded by the coding sequence ATGACCAGCAACCGCGTCCGCTACGCCAACGGCAACAGGGTCCGCGACCGCCTCCTCGAAATGCGCATCAGCGTACGAGAACTCGCCCGCCGCAGCGGCACCAGCGAAACCACCGTCCGCGCCATCCTGCACCGCAACGAAATCAGCGGCAGCACCCAACTCGCAGACATCTACCGCATGCTCGACACCCTCAGCCTCGACCCAGGTGACCTGCTCGACCCGACCACACCTGACGAACCCGACGACACACCAACCGACGACACGCAAACACTCGCCGCGCTGCTCGCAACCGAAAAGACGATGCACGCCCCAGAGCGACTCGCCACCGCGCTCGGCTGGACCCTCGACCGCCTCTACATCACCCTTACCGACCTCGACGCACACCTGCGCGCCGTAGGCCTGCGCATCCACCGAAATAGAATGGGCATCACCATCCGCCCCGCCGACGACCGCGCCCAGCAGGCATCACAACGCCTCGCCCACCTCCACGACCACGAAGATGGCATTCACCAAGGCACGGCCCGCGTCCTCTACACCGTCTACACCGGCACTATGTCCGCCCGCGAAACCCGCAAGGACCAGCAGTTCCACCTAGGAGCGCTCAAGAACCGGGGAGCCATCACCTTCGGCACCGGAAGCGGCAACCGCTTCACGCTCACCGACGACACCGCCTACGCCTTCGACGTTGACTAG
- a CDS encoding response regulator transcription factor, with protein sequence MPVLTGYLIDLTDREGERWHQLSVSSAGDGPTQVAWSSEHGLSPRETQVLLLIAQGYSNEGIARHLFLSINSVKTYVRTAYYKIGAQRRVQAALWVHQHITSSVP encoded by the coding sequence GTGCCCGTCCTGACCGGTTACCTGATCGACCTCACCGATCGTGAGGGCGAGCGGTGGCACCAGCTCAGCGTGTCTTCGGCCGGCGATGGCCCGACACAAGTCGCTTGGAGCAGCGAACACGGTCTGTCACCGCGGGAAACGCAAGTGCTCCTGCTCATAGCGCAGGGGTACTCCAATGAGGGAATCGCCCGTCACCTGTTCCTCAGCATCAACTCCGTCAAGACCTACGTCCGAACCGCCTACTACAAGATCGGTGCGCAGCGCCGGGTTCAAGCAGCGCTGTGGGTGCATCAGCACATCACGTCATCGGTGCCGTGA
- a CDS encoding ATP-binding protein, whose protein sequence is MPNPDQPLSLGLETELAETEFFRDGVLKARGVLNVNGILAIDGVPGTGKTTCARYVAQTCERPAALVRMSHRPAPLELLRRTHLAVTGRRPGKRDTRFQLQNDLLEFLCDWNGVLIVDELQNSEANAMRELTWLYEEADHDFGLIVVGTDVLNAVLKYPQLHSRIMGDHTFGTLRGTDLITAVRSLDRRFADAHTSALADHNEASCAGLLRRWVHTVRWLNSFNITDTVTADDLADVRGMLPALADDDYYEDVA, encoded by the coding sequence ATGCCCAACCCTGACCAGCCACTCTCACTAGGCCTCGAAACCGAACTAGCCGAAACCGAGTTCTTCCGCGACGGAGTCCTAAAAGCACGCGGGGTCCTCAACGTCAACGGCATCCTCGCCATCGACGGCGTACCGGGAACGGGCAAGACCACCTGCGCCCGCTACGTCGCCCAAACCTGCGAACGCCCGGCAGCGCTGGTGCGGATGAGCCACCGTCCCGCACCCCTGGAACTACTGCGCCGCACCCACCTCGCGGTCACCGGAAGGCGGCCCGGGAAGCGCGACACCCGGTTCCAGTTGCAGAACGACCTGCTGGAGTTCCTCTGCGACTGGAACGGCGTCCTCATCGTCGACGAGTTGCAGAACTCCGAAGCCAACGCCATGCGCGAACTCACCTGGCTCTACGAAGAAGCCGACCACGACTTCGGTCTCATCGTCGTCGGCACCGACGTGCTCAACGCCGTCCTGAAGTATCCCCAGTTGCACAGCCGCATCATGGGCGACCACACCTTCGGCACCCTGCGCGGAACCGACCTCATCACCGCCGTCCGCTCCCTCGACCGCCGGTTCGCCGACGCCCACACAAGCGCGCTGGCCGACCACAACGAAGCGTCCTGCGCCGGGCTTCTCCGCCGCTGGGTGCACACCGTGCGGTGGCTCAACTCGTTCAACATCACCGACACGGTCACCGCCGACGACCTCGCCGACGTACGAGGCATGCTGCCCGCCCTAGCCGACGACGACTACTACGAGGACGTCGCATGA
- a CDS encoding SDR family NAD(P)-dependent oxidoreductase translates to MKHRVLVTGASSGIGRATAHRLAGEGARLVLVSRSQGVLEEVARECDARGARDTLVLPTDVGDHEAVAATFAAAVSAHDGLDGVVHAAGVAAYGRFQDVPPEVFEGVLRTNLVGTANVARAALRHFEERRGGSLVLLGSVLGKISTPWMSPYATSKWGVAGLARALQIEARSLPGVEVSLVSPGGVDTPIYDLAATWIGHHGNPPPPVTTPEKVAEACIAALDEPRRDKNVGGGNPAMVAGFRLLPGVFDALVTPLMARMGLDGKDAAPGAGNVLEPVPEHEAVRGRWPHVWGQLR, encoded by the coding sequence GTGAAGCATCGCGTCCTGGTCACCGGCGCCTCCTCGGGGATCGGCCGAGCCACCGCCCACCGCCTCGCCGGCGAGGGGGCCCGCCTGGTCCTGGTCTCGCGGTCGCAGGGGGTGCTTGAGGAGGTCGCCCGCGAGTGCGACGCCCGCGGCGCGCGGGACACGCTGGTGCTCCCGACCGACGTCGGCGACCACGAGGCGGTGGCGGCGACGTTCGCGGCGGCCGTGTCGGCGCACGACGGGCTGGACGGCGTCGTCCACGCGGCCGGCGTCGCGGCGTACGGCCGGTTCCAGGACGTGCCTCCCGAGGTCTTCGAGGGCGTGCTGCGCACCAACCTGGTCGGCACGGCCAACGTCGCCCGGGCGGCCCTGCGGCACTTCGAGGAGCGCCGCGGCGGGTCGCTGGTGCTGCTGGGGTCGGTGCTCGGCAAGATCTCAACGCCGTGGATGTCGCCGTACGCCACCAGCAAGTGGGGCGTCGCCGGCCTGGCACGGGCCCTGCAGATCGAGGCCCGCAGCCTGCCCGGGGTCGAGGTCTCCCTGGTGTCCCCGGGCGGCGTCGACACCCCGATCTACGACCTCGCGGCGACCTGGATCGGCCACCACGGCAACCCGCCGCCGCCCGTCACCACCCCCGAGAAGGTCGCCGAGGCGTGCATCGCGGCCCTCGACGAGCCGCGTCGCGACAAGAACGTAGGAGGCGGCAACCCGGCCATGGTCGCCGGCTTCCGGCTGCTGCCCGGTGTCTTCGACGCCCTGGTGACGCCGCTGATGGCTCGGATGGGCCTCGACGGGAAGGACGCCGCCCCCGGGGCAGGCAACGTGCTCGAGCCGGTACCCGAGCACGAGGCCGTTCGCGGCCGCTGGCCCCACGTGTGGGGACAGCTCCGCTGA